A single region of the Streptomyces sp. NBC_01803 genome encodes:
- a CDS encoding transglycosylase domain-containing protein: MSDDSERTSGDGRWTGWPREPTGHPTTGHPAPEHPTTGHPAAGNRARRRRTGRRRLVPTWRMVLGGTLVGLLLLFGALIAGYLLVEIPEPKSAAAAQNNVYLYADGSQLARVGEVNRENIPLTEVPARVRHAVLAAEDRGFYDDPAVDIPAMVRAGWNMLRGGERQSGSTITQQYVKNYYLDQRQTLSRKAKELFIAVKLGREVSKDDILEGYLNTSYFGRNAYGIQSAAQAYYGKDTAELTTAEGAYLAALLNAPNAFDVSTNPRNAELAVDRWEYVLDGMVSEGWLSEERRAGMTFPQPREVTPASSLSGERGYLVEAVKQYLAERGIVDEQRLAAGGFRITTTIEPDRQRALAEAVDEQLESALSEDREPDAWVRAGATSVETDTGRVVAMYGGRDYTRQYVNNATRRDYQAASTFKPFVYAAALEHGSRTHDGDRIGPDTEYEGDSGREVVDRDGEGTGWSPENEGDEDYGELTVSEAMDKSVNTVFAQMGADVGPSRVKETAVALGIPEATPGLDSAEGSISLGTATPSTMDLAEAYATLAAHGEHRPVVLVERITHDGEEIELPEPGTDRAVSREAADGTTAILRSVVREGTGTAAQSAGRPAAGKTGTAEQDRAAWFAGYTPELATVVAVFGQDPETGEQRELYGAAGQERVSGGGFPARIWGQYTAAALAGEPTREFDLDVADPEPDVSPGDEPSDAGSRSPEEDGEERTGGGRGGEDERDEEPSGAPESTPSGEPAAPPSGASPGPADQSPGDGFPSGSFPGVPQTLTPLVPLPSPAPGPADPAVPPEEEQPV, translated from the coding sequence ATGAGCGATGACAGTGAGCGAACGAGCGGTGACGGCCGGTGGACCGGATGGCCGCGCGAGCCCACCGGGCACCCGACCACCGGACACCCGGCGCCCGAGCATCCGACCACCGGTCACCCGGCGGCCGGAAACCGGGCCCGGCGCCGCCGCACCGGGCGGCGCCGGCTGGTGCCCACCTGGCGGATGGTGCTGGGCGGGACGCTGGTGGGCCTGCTGCTCCTGTTCGGCGCGCTGATCGCGGGCTACCTCCTGGTCGAGATCCCGGAGCCGAAGTCGGCCGCGGCGGCGCAGAACAACGTGTACCTGTACGCCGACGGATCGCAGCTCGCCCGCGTCGGCGAGGTCAACCGCGAGAACATCCCGCTCACCGAGGTCCCCGCCCGGGTGCGCCACGCCGTCCTGGCCGCCGAGGATCGCGGCTTCTACGACGACCCGGCCGTGGACATCCCGGCCATGGTCCGCGCCGGCTGGAACATGCTGCGCGGCGGCGAACGGCAGTCCGGCTCCACCATCACCCAGCAGTACGTCAAGAACTACTACCTCGACCAGCGCCAGACCCTCAGCCGCAAGGCGAAGGAGCTGTTCATCGCGGTCAAGCTCGGCCGAGAGGTCAGCAAGGACGACATCCTGGAGGGCTATCTCAACACCAGCTACTTCGGCCGCAACGCCTACGGCATCCAGTCCGCCGCCCAGGCGTACTACGGCAAGGACACCGCCGAACTGACCACGGCCGAGGGCGCGTACCTGGCGGCGCTGCTCAACGCGCCGAACGCCTTCGACGTGAGCACCAATCCGCGGAACGCCGAACTCGCCGTCGACCGCTGGGAGTACGTACTGGACGGCATGGTCTCCGAGGGCTGGCTGAGCGAGGAGCGGCGCGCCGGGATGACGTTCCCCCAGCCCCGGGAGGTCACCCCGGCCTCCTCCCTCTCCGGCGAGCGCGGCTATCTGGTGGAGGCGGTCAAGCAGTACCTGGCGGAGCGCGGCATCGTGGACGAACAGCGGCTGGCCGCCGGCGGGTTCCGCATCACGACCACCATCGAGCCGGACCGGCAGCGGGCCCTGGCCGAGGCGGTGGACGAGCAGTTGGAGAGCGCGCTGAGCGAGGACCGCGAGCCGGACGCCTGGGTCCGCGCCGGGGCGACGTCGGTGGAGACGGACACCGGCCGGGTGGTGGCGATGTACGGGGGCCGGGACTACACCCGGCAGTACGTCAACAACGCGACGCGCCGCGACTATCAGGCGGCCTCCACGTTCAAGCCCTTCGTCTACGCCGCCGCCCTGGAGCACGGTTCGCGGACGCACGACGGGGACCGGATCGGTCCGGACACCGAGTACGAGGGCGACAGCGGCCGGGAGGTCGTCGACCGGGACGGCGAGGGGACCGGGTGGTCGCCGGAGAACGAGGGCGACGAGGACTACGGCGAGCTCACCGTCAGCGAGGCGATGGACAAGTCCGTCAACACGGTGTTCGCGCAGATGGGCGCGGATGTCGGCCCGAGCCGGGTGAAGGAGACGGCGGTGGCGCTCGGCATCCCCGAGGCGACGCCCGGCCTGGACTCCGCCGAGGGCTCCATCTCGCTGGGCACGGCCACCCCGAGCACGATGGACCTGGCCGAGGCGTACGCGACGCTCGCCGCGCACGGCGAGCATCGGCCCGTGGTGCTGGTGGAGCGGATCACCCACGACGGCGAGGAGATCGAGCTGCCGGAGCCCGGGACCGACCGCGCCGTCTCCCGGGAGGCGGCGGACGGCACGACGGCGATCCTGCGCAGCGTGGTCCGGGAGGGCACCGGCACGGCGGCCCAGTCGGCAGGCCGCCCGGCGGCGGGGAAGACGGGCACGGCGGAGCAGGACCGGGCGGCCTGGTTCGCCGGGTACACCCCGGAACTGGCCACGGTGGTCGCCGTGTTCGGCCAGGACCCGGAGACGGGCGAGCAGCGGGAGCTGTACGGGGCGGCCGGGCAGGAGCGCGTCAGCGGCGGCGGCTTCCCGGCGCGGATCTGGGGGCAGTACACGGCGGCGGCGCTGGCCGGGGAGCCGACGCGGGAGTTCGATCTCGACGTGGCCGATCCGGAGCCGGACGTCTCCCCCGGGGACGAGCCGTCGGACGCCGGATCGCGGTCGCCGGAGGAGGACGGGGAGGAGCGGACGGGAGGAGGACGCGGCGGGGAGGACGAGCGGGACGAAGAGCCGTCCGGCGCCCCGGAGTCCACGCCCAGCGGCGAACCGGCGGCGCCGCCGTCCGGCGCCTCGCCCGGCCCCGCGGACCAGTCGCCGGGCGACGGCTTCCCGTCCGGCTCGTTCCCCGGAGTGCCGCAGACGCTCACGCCGTTGGTCCCCCTGCCGTCACCGGCCCCCGGCCCTGCGGACCCGGCCGTCCCGCCCGAGGAGGAGCAGCCGGTCTAG
- a CDS encoding GroES family chaperonin, producing MLHDRVLVRADTAEGERRSSGGIVIPATARVGRRLDWAEVVAVGQNVRTVEPGDRVLYDPEDRAEVEVRGVSYILMRERDLHAVAAERLQDTDDSTGLYL from the coding sequence ATGCTGCACGACCGGGTGCTGGTCCGGGCCGACACCGCCGAGGGCGAGCGCCGCTCCTCGGGCGGCATCGTCATCCCGGCGACGGCCCGCGTCGGCCGCCGGCTCGACTGGGCCGAGGTGGTGGCCGTCGGCCAGAACGTCCGCACGGTCGAGCCGGGGGACCGCGTGCTCTACGACCCCGAGGACCGCGCCGAGGTCGAGGTGCGGGGGGTGTCGTACATCCTGATGCGGGAACGCGACCTGCACGCGGTCGCCGCCGAGCGCCTCCAGGACACCGACGACTCCACCGGGCTGTACCTGTAG
- a CDS encoding DUF3618 domain-containing protein encodes MSVAESARTRAEIEARIAQRQKNLAATLDEIGVRVHPSTIVGDAKARAAAAVDRATGNAVVKVNRAVSGVRAQFVSPAGEPRMERVVPAVVLVAAVAGTLVLSSRRRRR; translated from the coding sequence GTGAGCGTGGCGGAATCGGCCAGGACGCGAGCGGAGATCGAGGCGCGGATCGCCCAGCGGCAGAAGAACCTCGCGGCCACGCTGGACGAGATCGGGGTCAGGGTCCACCCCAGCACGATCGTGGGTGACGCCAAGGCGCGCGCCGCCGCGGCCGTCGACCGCGCGACGGGCAACGCGGTGGTCAAGGTCAACCGGGCGGTCAGTGGCGTGCGGGCGCAGTTCGTCTCGCCCGCGGGCGAGCCCCGGATGGAGCGCGTGGTCCCGGCGGTCGTCCTGGTCGCGGCCGTGGCCGGGACGCTGGTGCTGTCGTCCAGGCGCCGACGCCGGTAG
- the bcp gene encoding thioredoxin-dependent thiol peroxidase, translated as MSARLQAGDPAPAFTLPDADGKPVSLADHAGRKVIVYFYPAALTPGCTKQACDFTDNLALLAGAGYEVIGVSPDSPEKLGKFRAKEDLKVTLVSDPDKEILKAYGAFGEKTLYGKTVTGVIRSTVVVDEDGKVARALYNVKATGHVAKLIRDLGL; from the coding sequence ATGAGCGCTCGCCTTCAGGCGGGGGACCCGGCCCCCGCTTTCACTCTGCCCGACGCCGACGGCAAGCCGGTGTCGCTGGCCGACCACGCGGGACGCAAGGTCATCGTGTATTTCTACCCGGCCGCTCTCACCCCCGGCTGCACCAAGCAGGCGTGCGACTTCACGGACAACCTGGCGCTGCTGGCCGGCGCCGGGTACGAGGTGATCGGCGTCTCCCCCGACTCACCGGAGAAGCTGGGCAAGTTCCGCGCCAAGGAGGACCTGAAGGTCACCCTGGTCAGCGACCCGGACAAGGAAATCCTCAAGGCGTACGGGGCGTTCGGCGAGAAGACCCTGTACGGGAAGACGGTCACGGGAGTGATCCGCTCGACGGTCGTCGTCGACGAGGACGGAAAGGTGGCGCGGGCGCTGTACAACGTCAAGGCCACCGGTCACGTCGCCAAGCTGATCAGAGACCTGGGCCTGTAG
- a CDS encoding HAD-IIA family hydrolase, protein MAERKPIESWLTDMDGVLIHEGVPVPGADRFLKRLRESGKPFLVLTNNSIYTRRDLRARLTRMGLDVPVENIWTSALATAQFLDIQRPGGTAYVIGEAGLTTALHDVGYVLGDVSPDYVVLGETRTYSFEALTKAIRLINDGARFIATNPDHTGPSAEGALPATGSVAALITKATGREPYFVGKPNPLMMRTGLNMIGAHSETSAMVGDRMDTDVLAGLEAGMETFLVLTGLTAPEDVERFPFRPSSVVDSIADLVDKV, encoded by the coding sequence GTGGCAGAGCGCAAGCCGATCGAGTCCTGGCTGACCGACATGGACGGCGTCCTCATCCACGAGGGAGTGCCGGTCCCGGGGGCCGACCGCTTCCTGAAGCGACTGCGGGAGTCGGGCAAGCCGTTCCTCGTCCTGACGAACAACTCGATCTACACCCGCCGCGACCTCCGGGCCCGGCTGACGCGGATGGGCCTCGACGTCCCGGTCGAGAACATCTGGACCTCGGCCCTGGCGACCGCGCAGTTCCTGGACATACAGCGGCCGGGCGGCACGGCCTACGTCATCGGCGAGGCCGGACTGACCACGGCCCTGCACGACGTGGGGTATGTACTCGGCGATGTGTCGCCGGACTACGTGGTGCTCGGCGAGACCAGGACGTACAGCTTCGAGGCGCTGACCAAGGCGATCCGGCTGATCAACGACGGGGCGCGGTTCATCGCGACCAACCCGGACCACACCGGTCCGTCGGCGGAGGGCGCGCTGCCCGCGACCGGGTCGGTGGCGGCGCTGATCACCAAGGCGACCGGTCGCGAGCCGTATTTCGTGGGCAAGCCGAACCCGCTGATGATGCGCACCGGGCTGAACATGATCGGGGCGCACTCGGAGACCAGCGCGATGGTCGGGGACCGGATGGACACCGACGTGCTGGCCGGTCTGGAGGCGGGGATGGAGACGTTCCTGGTGCTGACCGGGCTGACGGCGCCGGAGGACGTGGAGCGCTTTCCGTTCCGGCCGTCCTCCGTGGTGGACTCGATCGCGGACCTGGTCGACAAGGTCTGA
- a CDS encoding class F sortase, translating to MTGVPRASGTGRLISAVAWTVLLLALWLWGRELTDGGPPLGTPGEAPAAGRAGEGATPPAPAEPLAGHPAPRVVEIEAIGVRADIVARDVDASGGVAPPPFETPEVVGWYAGGPTPGAAGAAVLVGHVDTETEPAVFYALSDVPPGSEVRVTRTDGSVAEFTVSDVEVVERGEFDATRVYGPRRAGAAELRLITCGGTFDRERQSYSANVVVSAYLTHAAAA from the coding sequence ATGACCGGCGTGCCGCGCGCCTCCGGCACCGGCCGCCTGATCTCCGCCGTCGCCTGGACGGTGCTGCTGCTCGCCCTGTGGCTGTGGGGCCGGGAGCTGACCGACGGCGGCCCGCCGCTGGGCACGCCCGGCGAGGCCCCCGCCGCCGGCCGCGCCGGCGAGGGCGCCACGCCGCCCGCGCCCGCCGAGCCGCTGGCCGGGCACCCGGCGCCGCGCGTGGTCGAGATCGAGGCCATCGGCGTCCGCGCCGACATCGTGGCGCGCGACGTGGACGCCTCCGGCGGGGTGGCGCCGCCGCCGTTCGAGACACCCGAGGTGGTCGGCTGGTACGCGGGCGGGCCGACGCCGGGCGCGGCGGGCGCGGCGGTGCTGGTCGGCCACGTGGACACCGAGACGGAGCCGGCCGTCTTCTACGCGCTGAGCGACGTGCCGCCCGGCAGCGAGGTGCGGGTGACGCGGACCGACGGCAGCGTCGCGGAGTTCACCGTGAGCGACGTGGAGGTGGTGGAGCGCGGCGAGTTCGACGCGACGCGCGTCTACGGCCCGCGCCGCGCGGGCGCCGCCGAGCTGCGGCTGATCACCTGCGGCGGCACGTTCGACCGCGAGCGCCAGAGCTACTCCGCCAACGTGGTGGTCTCCGCCTACCTCACGCACGCGGCGGCGGCGTGA
- the rdgB gene encoding RdgB/HAM1 family non-canonical purine NTP pyrophosphatase: MSSTQQRLVLATRNAHKVTELRAILAGSGPAVELVGADAFPEVPDVRETGVTFAENALLKAHALARATGLPAVADDSGLCVDVLGGAPGIFSARWAGKHGDDRANLELLLAQLADVPEPHRGAHFACAAVLALPDGTERVAEGRLRGTLRYAPEGEGGFGYDPILQPEGDTRTCAQLTPAEKNAISHRGKAFRALAPLVAELLTPPPRA, encoded by the coding sequence ATGTCCAGCACACAGCAGCGTCTCGTCCTCGCCACCCGCAACGCCCACAAGGTCACCGAACTGCGCGCCATCCTGGCCGGGTCGGGGCCGGCCGTGGAGCTGGTCGGCGCCGACGCGTTCCCCGAGGTGCCCGATGTCCGGGAGACCGGCGTGACGTTCGCGGAGAACGCCCTGCTCAAGGCGCACGCCCTCGCGCGGGCCACCGGGCTGCCGGCGGTCGCGGACGACTCGGGGCTGTGCGTGGACGTGCTCGGCGGCGCGCCCGGCATCTTCTCCGCCCGCTGGGCCGGGAAGCACGGCGACGACCGGGCCAATCTGGAGCTGCTGCTGGCCCAGCTCGCGGACGTGCCCGAGCCGCACCGGGGCGCGCACTTCGCGTGCGCCGCCGTGCTCGCCCTGCCCGACGGCACCGAGCGCGTCGCCGAAGGCCGGCTGCGCGGCACCCTCCGGTACGCGCCCGAGGGGGAGGGCGGCTTCGGCTACGACCCGATCCTCCAGCCCGAGGGCGACACCCGGACCTGCGCCCAGCTGACCCCGGCCGAGAAGAACGCGATCAGCCACCGGGGCAAGGCGTTCCGCGCGCTCGCGCCGCTGGTCGCGGAGCTGCTCACGCCGCCGCCGCGTGCGTGA
- the rph gene encoding ribonuclease PH — MSRIDGRAADQLRPVTIERGWSKHAEGSVLVSFGDTRVLCTASVTEGVPRWRRGSGEGWVTSEYAMLPRATNSRGDRESVRGKIGGRTHEISRLIGRSLRAVIDFKALGENTVVLDCDVLQADGGTRTAAITGAYVALADAVAWGQRHKLVRSKAQPLTGAVSAVSVGIIGGVPMLDLAYEEDVRAETDMNVVCTDDGHFVEVQGTAEGAPFQRAELDALLDLALAGCAQLDAAQRAALALS, encoded by the coding sequence ATGTCTCGAATCGACGGCCGCGCGGCCGACCAGCTCCGACCCGTCACGATTGAACGCGGCTGGAGCAAGCACGCCGAGGGGTCGGTGCTCGTTTCCTTCGGGGACACCCGGGTGCTGTGCACCGCCAGCGTGACCGAGGGCGTGCCGCGCTGGCGGCGCGGGAGCGGCGAGGGCTGGGTCACCAGCGAGTACGCGATGCTGCCGCGCGCCACCAACTCGCGCGGTGACCGCGAGTCCGTGCGCGGCAAGATCGGCGGACGTACCCACGAGATCTCCCGCCTCATCGGCCGTTCGCTGCGCGCCGTCATCGATTTCAAGGCGCTGGGGGAGAACACGGTCGTCCTGGACTGCGATGTCCTCCAGGCCGACGGCGGCACCCGCACCGCCGCCATCACCGGCGCGTATGTCGCGCTCGCCGACGCCGTCGCCTGGGGGCAGCGGCACAAGCTGGTCAGGAGCAAGGCCCAGCCGCTGACCGGCGCGGTCTCCGCCGTCAGCGTCGGCATCATCGGCGGCGTGCCGATGCTCGACCTCGCCTACGAGGAGGACGTGCGCGCCGAGACGGACATGAACGTGGTCTGCACCGACGACGGCCACTTCGTGGAGGTGCAGGGCACCGCCGAGGGCGCGCCATTCCAACGGGCCGAGCTGGACGCCCTGTTGGACTTGGCGCTGGCGGGCTGCGCCCAACTGGACGCGGCGCAGCGGGCGGCGCTGGCCCTAAGCTAG
- a CDS encoding MBL fold metallo-hydrolase: protein MKLTVVGCSGSFPSADSACSSYLIEAEGYRLLLDMGNGALGELQKYCGLYDIDAIAISHLHPDHCIDMCGYFVARYYRHEGGRCDALPVYGPPGTERRLTTAYADTPSDKSMSEVFDFRTLTSGTTFRIGPLTVTARQVTHPVETFGFRVEYAGRAFAYSGDSGRSDVLSELARDVDLFLCEASFTHGKEDLPEVHINGREAGEYARDAGAERLVLTHIPPWTDAQVNLCDAKAVFGGPVELARPGAVYEV from the coding sequence ATGAAGCTCACCGTCGTCGGCTGCTCGGGGTCTTTCCCGTCCGCGGACTCGGCCTGCTCAAGCTATCTCATCGAGGCCGAGGGCTACCGGCTGCTCCTGGATATGGGCAATGGCGCCCTCGGCGAGCTACAGAAGTACTGCGGGCTGTACGACATCGACGCGATCGCGATCAGCCATCTGCATCCCGACCATTGCATCGACATGTGCGGGTACTTCGTGGCCCGCTATTACCGCCACGAGGGCGGCCGTTGCGACGCCCTCCCGGTCTACGGTCCGCCGGGCACCGAACGACGGCTCACCACAGCGTACGCCGATACGCCCTCGGACAAGTCCATGAGCGAGGTGTTCGACTTCCGCACCCTGACCTCCGGCACCACCTTCCGGATCGGGCCGCTCACGGTCACGGCCCGGCAGGTGACCCATCCCGTCGAGACCTTCGGCTTCCGCGTCGAGTACGCGGGCCGGGCCTTCGCCTATTCCGGGGACAGCGGCCGTTCCGATGTCCTGTCCGAACTGGCGCGGGACGTCGACCTGTTCCTGTGCGAGGCGTCCTTCACGCACGGCAAGGAAGACCTGCCCGAGGTCCACATCAACGGCCGGGAGGCGGGTGAATACGCGCGGGACGCCGGAGCCGAGCGTCTCGTGCTCACCCACATCCCGCCGTGGACCGACGCCCAGGTCAACCTGTGCGATGCCAAGGCCGTCTTCGGCGGCCCGGTGGAGCTGGCCCGGCCGGGCGCCGTCTACGAGGTGTGA
- the rodA gene encoding rod shape-determining protein RodA, with the protein MTVRSYTRPQVAGEQTVWTRITARDSLARRLDWPLLAAAVTLSLLGTLLVYSATRGRTDLNNGDPEYFLLRHFFNVCVGLGLAAGMVWLGHIRLRTAVPVLYALSLVLSAAVLTPLGSSVNGSRSWIQLGGGFAFQPSELVKVGVVLAMATLLAAPLENDHRPRPDSRAVLQALALAALPAVLVLLCPDVGQTMVIAAIALGVLLASGTSRGWILGLLTLGVAGALAVWQLGLLDEYQINRFAAFANPALDPAGVGYNTNQARIAIGSGGLTGQGLFHGSQTLGQFVPEQHTDFIFTVVGEELGFAGAGLVIALLGVVLLRGCRIAVHAPDRYGTIVAVGVVTWIAFQSFQNMGMALGIMPVTGLPLPFLSYGGSSMFAIWIAVGLLQAIRVRSRSRL; encoded by the coding sequence GTGACCGTGCGCAGCTACACCCGTCCGCAGGTGGCCGGCGAGCAGACCGTCTGGACCAGGATCACCGCGAGGGACTCCCTCGCCCGGCGGCTGGACTGGCCGCTGCTCGCAGCCGCCGTGACCCTCTCCCTCCTCGGCACCCTGCTGGTCTATTCCGCGACCCGGGGCCGCACCGACCTCAACAACGGGGACCCCGAGTACTTCCTGCTGCGCCACTTCTTCAACGTCTGCGTCGGCCTCGGACTGGCCGCCGGGATGGTCTGGCTCGGCCACATCCGCCTCCGCACCGCCGTACCCGTCCTGTACGCGCTGTCGCTGGTGCTGTCGGCCGCCGTCCTCACCCCGCTCGGCTCCTCCGTCAACGGCTCGCGGAGCTGGATCCAGCTCGGTGGCGGCTTCGCCTTCCAGCCCTCGGAGCTGGTCAAGGTCGGCGTCGTGCTCGCCATGGCGACCCTGCTGGCCGCGCCGCTGGAGAACGACCACCGGCCGCGCCCCGACAGCCGCGCGGTGCTCCAGGCGCTGGCCCTCGCCGCCCTCCCCGCCGTCCTCGTCCTGCTCTGCCCCGACGTCGGCCAGACGATGGTCATCGCGGCGATCGCGCTGGGCGTCCTGCTCGCCTCCGGCACCAGCCGCGGCTGGATCCTCGGGCTGCTCACCCTCGGCGTGGCGGGCGCGCTCGCCGTCTGGCAGCTCGGGCTGCTCGACGAATACCAGATCAACCGGTTCGCCGCCTTCGCCAACCCCGCCCTGGACCCGGCGGGCGTCGGCTACAACACCAACCAGGCCCGGATCGCGATCGGTTCGGGCGGGCTCACCGGCCAGGGCCTCTTCCACGGCAGCCAGACGCTGGGGCAGTTCGTGCCCGAGCAGCACACCGACTTCATCTTCACCGTCGTCGGCGAGGAGCTCGGCTTCGCGGGTGCCGGGCTGGTCATCGCGCTGCTCGGCGTGGTGCTGCTGCGCGGCTGCCGGATCGCCGTCCACGCGCCCGACCGCTACGGCACGATCGTCGCGGTCGGCGTCGTGACGTGGATCGCCTTCCAGAGCTTCCAGAACATGGGGATGGCCCTCGGCATCATGCCCGTCACCGGGCTGCCGCTGCCGTTCCTCTCCTACGGAGGCTCCTCGATGTTCGCCATCTGGATCGCTGTCGGACTGCTCCAGGCGATTCGTGTGAGGTCGCGAAGCCGGCTCTGA
- a CDS encoding PLP-dependent cysteine synthase family protein yields MRFDSPLAAVGNTPLVRLPRLSPAETVRIWAKLEDRNPTGSIKDRPALFMIEQAEKDGRLTPGCTILEPTSGNTGIALAMGARLKGYRIVCVMPENTSSERRELLRMWGAEIISSPAAGGSNTAVRVAKELAAEHPDWVMLYQYGNPDNAGAHYATTGPEILADLPSITHFVAGLGTTGTLMGVGRYLREHRPGVQIVAAEPRYDDLVYGLRNLDEGFVPELYEESVLTSRFSVGSTDAVVRTRELLAQEGIFAGVSTGAALHAAIGVGRKAVRAGQEADIVFVVADGGWKYLSTGIYTAASTEEAVARLHGQLWA; encoded by the coding sequence ATGCGCTTCGACTCCCCGCTCGCCGCGGTCGGCAACACCCCGCTGGTCCGCCTGCCGCGCCTGTCGCCCGCCGAGACCGTGCGGATCTGGGCGAAGCTGGAGGACCGCAATCCCACCGGCTCGATCAAGGACCGGCCCGCGCTGTTCATGATCGAGCAGGCCGAGAAGGACGGCCGCCTCACGCCCGGCTGCACGATCCTGGAGCCCACCTCGGGCAACACCGGGATCGCCCTGGCCATGGGCGCCCGGCTCAAGGGATACCGGATCGTCTGCGTGATGCCGGAGAACACCTCCTCCGAGCGGCGCGAGCTGCTGCGGATGTGGGGAGCCGAGATCATCTCCTCGCCCGCCGCCGGCGGCTCCAACACCGCCGTCCGGGTCGCCAAGGAGCTGGCCGCCGAGCACCCCGACTGGGTGATGCTCTACCAGTACGGGAACCCGGACAACGCGGGCGCCCACTACGCCACCACCGGCCCCGAGATCCTCGCCGACCTGCCCTCGATCACCCACTTCGTGGCCGGTCTGGGCACCACGGGCACGCTCATGGGCGTCGGCCGTTATCTGCGCGAGCACCGCCCCGGGGTCCAGATCGTCGCCGCCGAGCCGCGCTACGACGACCTGGTCTACGGCCTGCGGAACCTGGACGAGGGCTTCGTCCCCGAGCTGTACGAGGAGTCGGTGCTGACCTCGCGCTTCTCCGTCGGCTCCACCGACGCCGTCGTCCGCACCCGGGAGTTGCTGGCCCAGGAGGGCATCTTCGCGGGTGTCTCGACCGGCGCCGCCCTGCACGCGGCGATCGGCGTCGGCCGCAAGGCCGTCCGCGCCGGCCAGGAGGCCGACATCGTCTTCGTCGTCGCCGACGGCGGCTGGAAGTACCTGTCCACCGGCATCTACACCGCCGCGTCCACGGAGGAGGCGGTCGCCCGCCTGCACGGGCAGCTCTGGGCGTAG
- a CDS encoding MoaD/ThiS family protein codes for MAIEVRIPTILRTYTAGQKAVQGSGDTIAELFADLDAHHPGIKDRLVEESGELRRFVNVYLNDEDVRFLEGIATKLSDGDNVTILPAVAGGMR; via the coding sequence ATGGCCATCGAGGTCCGCATCCCGACCATCCTCCGCACCTACACCGCCGGGCAGAAGGCCGTGCAGGGCAGCGGCGACACCATCGCCGAGCTGTTCGCGGACCTGGACGCCCACCACCCGGGCATCAAGGACCGGCTGGTCGAGGAGAGCGGCGAGCTGCGCCGTTTCGTCAACGTCTATCTGAACGACGAGGACGTCCGCTTCCTGGAGGGCATCGCCACCAAGCTGAGCGACGGCGACAACGTCACCATCCTGCCCGCGGTCGCTGGGGGCATGCGCTGA
- a CDS encoding putative leader peptide yields MVLHDVSDERPGGALLVARLHVDLCRLASAMCIAPR; encoded by the coding sequence ATGGTTCTCCACGACGTGAGCGACGAACGACCGGGTGGTGCGCTGCTCGTGGCACGTCTGCACGTCGACCTGTGCCGCCTCGCCAGCGCCATGTGTATCGCGCCTCGTTGA
- a CDS encoding M67 family metallopeptidase, giving the protein MLTISQELRDRIVAHARADHPDEACGVIAGPTGSDRPERFIPMLNAARSPTFYEFDSGDLLRLYREMDDRDEDPVVIYHSHTATEAYPSRTDISYANEPAAHYVLVSTAECGGGEGPVSFRSFRIVDGEVTEEDVTVI; this is encoded by the coding sequence ATGCTGACCATCTCCCAGGAACTGCGCGACAGGATCGTGGCCCACGCCCGTGCCGACCACCCGGACGAGGCGTGCGGGGTGATCGCCGGGCCGACCGGGAGCGACCGGCCGGAGCGCTTCATCCCGATGCTCAACGCGGCCCGCTCGCCCACGTTCTACGAGTTCGACTCCGGCGACCTGCTCCGGCTCTACCGCGAGATGGACGACCGCGACGAGGACCCCGTGGTGATCTACCACTCGCACACCGCCACCGAGGCGTATCCCTCGCGCACCGACATCTCCTACGCCAACGAGCCCGCCGCGCACTACGTCCTGGTCTCCACCGCCGAGTGCGGCGGCGGCGAAGGCCCCGTCTCCTTCCGGTCCTTCCGTATCGTGGACGGCGAGGTCACCGAGGAGGACGTCACCGTCATCTGA